A region from the Canis lupus dingo isolate Sandy chromosome 9, ASM325472v2, whole genome shotgun sequence genome encodes:
- the CCDC187 gene encoding coiled-coil domain-containing protein 187 isoform X5, whose protein sequence is MAALRWPRPSQQPGDLRGATHVAWSDYIEQPGPQGKACSYPVWSEADEAKDGDSSVSSGRLSGSSGGHESCTSPPRPWKEKPPQVLGPWRPARESNPRLEQLRDRIRAQAQWQASCASLGTSTRSSTSRLCGAPKADPRRKARKLTTPSAAPWDTVRLRSSAKGLGTPSVALCGVEDKAIPGRGREPSRIPQRQASVPLEKAKRMKSSPCKREKALIAPTPRRAAKDKGDNRKVGAAKSSPVCPRMPSPAFLRGDLQVSANAPSLASYDQPVTIQNALAVLRDLRQQIQTGLELAQSRHPRAGPELGRSKLWLQNLAGRKQQGPWSISDVRGPFSKSPQAGMEGKHSSLERAGSFPSGHHRNTLAGWESYPQKTGTAQGWNLSFQRPGSPPERLTSFPRRPWSASAGQASRLQRTGEAQGWNPSFLRSGSPSERLTSFPQRPWSASAGQTSRHQRTWTAYEDWDTPTRRPLSPLAQRAWSASFTQSAGTSGKGRGPLLPPSGVKRGWPRKEKEVRVPPPCQKPQGVLDHPYSSEALREFMHQKSLARQQQAMKEKASAVRALELRNQRLQDVYRKQREAVLSKAIPVVSQTTPGIVTFFPHCAQSRGLEAPGSLGSPVLEWSKVTSGMVLGDQEAPGSFCLCLNKALNRTETLETGGPQDSWEGTPVLMSARSSLGPLKLQDLTTRYPRPGVCIYLDPEESERLGMPGPLHFRYKQARLQALETMANVLKQRIDILTAKLHKSEAPDTVGDPVSDLSSSRPSMVPADPTPADPVCLGALVPNGSRGAPWDWTDMRARPLVSPTCFPGGQTLPWSPDWERRQSVSPRGHYNSRPRGFIEDGCLELDNRPARNTASFPALGSFIGSSLGVPAVLDPTCGSLQLEEMPAARRVGSVMPWTMRGCGQCLQHLANIPRKSPGFLKSLQPDLQEQEQALALLRQRAELEVWETQKALDQLLFKHCPQQLMKKHSTQARPDPASEREQPQVCGDLQPGTSPSTVTARPRSHPVLGREAAAALQGPQDGLWAQKDKSASAEPRQEVGPDQVSLQLPQARLYARVNPTHQWRLAGPWNANPGRPGRFTIQMLELSQREEKLRAQHQAALLRLREKTLEEKMRAELAWLEHQRRCLGSKGSAALLAALAERQQQALSRLEQEQASPPSDVAQDPEVQGKCPGVRGGSVAWVQCGPAVLSPVARWRLKLGKREIRCLQNTHLFSHKERMLLLQHQKDILSLRKAVKHLQQEFQARTGVPQSSGPGVKPAPMEGSKTSPQPKRPAQGSSCPPTPRGPRNLTSHGLQRSPERPGAQQLPIGQEDRTPPQATSATDSHRLPPRPLWGVDTLVASGWPDTGGQLAKSHSPVGQGDPQLNPSSLSSKEETRPLKGSPAQELQGRCSLGRGAPCSPPKASQVVEGSTSPAGSKLGLDFSSSPMEDPHQMESWWLGEQRIEPCWQEDPYNPFPQLEAAPLTAAPAPAPPSLREGSPLGLGPESESKYTPWSCSGSSAWSHTVSPVKELSCPSLQEFQKVSATLVQLSESSTSLLDWAAGDAPDGEPGRSGSELSEASSKVWDEENLLEPGPGADPALGHSSLAGGSSHLESGGVSCSALPSLDLGKEQEASGTSGSMISGLHAERAKQKSPEAARKPLPSKASSSSDLDLSLSSPSGSLTSEKVDLAKGEPVLLQASAGCPQEPGNADLSPSNDKKPQEAGSEPKVPGSLRAPPGDPGSLVALTPEGRAPGHSGGGDSPALEEACPTLASRVLPEILSPVDDVLSYSSADLQSSTHRDASLPPPPPTFPAESEASPTSPHSEDFPPPPEDAMFPRGPPEEDASIKTGEVPSLSKKALPEALSLGPQESGLFLGAGAHSGSFEDKLGGSRSDGGTQAVGSGWSEPIGWLGSPSWGAVGDAARQVMLQPPAPSRVACMAGDGLPVLLVAGGTGLSGTGQKGPCIDPPGAERAEAVDLVSSQLTRRILCDSLALVSELAQPAAR, encoded by the exons ATGGCTGCCCTGAGGTGGCCCAGGCCCTCCCAGCAGCCAGGTGACCTGCGGGGAGCTACCCATGTGGCCTGGTCCGACTACATCGAGCAGCCAGGCCCCCAAGGGAAGGCCTGCAGCTACCCAGTGTGGTCCGAAGCCGATGAGGCCAAGGATGGGGACAGCTCGGTGTCATCGGGCCGCCTCTCTGGCTCCTCTGGGGGCCATGAGTCCTGCACATCTCCCCCCAGACCCTGGAAGGAGAAGCCCCCGCAGGTGCTGGGGCCCTGGCGGCCAGCCAGAGAGAGCAACCCGAGGCTGGAGCAGCTGAGGGACAGGATCCGGGCCCAGGCACAGTGGCAGGCCAGCTGCGCCTCCCTGGGCACCTCCACACGGTCCAGCACCTCACGCCTCTGTGGAGCCCCCAAGGCAGACCCTCGGAGGAAGGCCAGGAAGCTGACGACCCCCTCTGCAGCCCCATGGGACACCGTCAGGCTCAGGTCCTCCGCCAAAG GCTTAGGCACCCCGAGTGTGGCTCTGTGTGGAGTGGAAGACAAGGCAATTCCTGGCCGGGGGCGAGAGCCCTCGAGGATTCCCCAGCGCCAGGCCTCAG TTCCACTCGAGAAAGCCAAAAGGATGAAAAGTAGTCCTTGTAAAAGGGAGAAGGCCCTCATAGCACCCACCCCCAGAAGAGCTGCCAAAGACAAAG GGGACAACAGGAAAGTGGGGGCTGCCAAGAGCTCTCCTGTCTGCCCCCGGATGCCTAGTCCAGCCTTTCTCCGCGGTGACCTGCAGGTGTCTGCCAACGCACCCAGCCTGGCTTCTTATGATCAGCCTGTGACCATCCAAAACGCCCTGGCTGTCCTTAGAGACCTCCGCCAGCAAATCCAGACTGGGCTGGAGCTGGCCCAGAGCCgccaccccagggcagggccagagcTGGGGAGGTCAAAGCTGTGGCTGCAGAACCTGGCAGGGAGGAAGCAGCAGGGTCCCTGGAGCATCTCGGATGTGCGGGGCCCCTTTTCCAAGAGTCCTCAAGCTGGGATGGAGGGGAAGCACTCCTCCTTAGAGAGGGCTGGCAGCTTCCCCAGTGGGCATCACCGGAACACCCTGGCTGGGTGGGAGTCCTATCCCCAGAAGACTGGAACTGCCCAAGGATGGAACCTCTCCTTTCAGAGGCCTGGGAGCCCCCCTGAAAGGCTGACCTCCTTCCCCCGGCGGCCCTGGAGTGCCTCCGCTGGGCAGGCCTCCAGGCTCCAGAGGACCGGGGAGGCCCAAGGATGGAACCCCTCCTTCCTGAGGTCTGGGAGCCCCTCTGAAAGGCTGACCTCCTTCCCTCAGCGGCCCTGGAGTGCCTCCGCTGGGCAGACCTCCAGGCACCAGAGGACTTGGACTGCTTATGAAGACTGGGATACCCCCACCCGGAGACCACTGAGCCCTCTTGCCCAGCGGGCCTGGAGTGCCTCCTTCACGCAGAGCGCTGGCACCTCAGGCAAGGGCAGAggacccctcctgcctccctcggGAGTCAAGCGGGGCTGGccgaggaaggagaaagaggtaCGGGTGCCGCCACCCTGCCAGAAGCCCCAGGGGGTCCTGGACCACCCCTACAGCTCTGAGGCGCTGCGGGAGTTCATGCACCAAAAGTCGCTGGCCCGGCAGCAGCAGGCCATGAAGGAGAAAGCCTCGGCTGTGCGGGCCCTTGAGCTGAGGAACCAGAGGCTGCAGGACGTCTACAGGAAACAGAGGGAGGCCGTCCTCAGCAAGGCCATCCCTGTGGTCTCCCAGACGACCCCCGGCATTGTGACCTTCTTCCCACATTGTGCACAGTCCAGG GGCCTAGAAGCCCCCGGGAGCCTGGGGTCCCCTGTCCTGGAGTGGAGCAAGGTGACATCGGGCATGGTGCTGGGGGACCAGGAGGCCCCAGGCAG CTTCTGCCTGTGTTTGAACAAAGCCTTGAATCGCACTGAGACCCTAGAGACAGGCGGCCCCCAGGACAGCTGGGAGGGCACCCCCGTACTGATGTCGGCCCGTTCTTCCTTGGGCCCCCTGAAGCTCCAGGACCTGACCACCCGCTACCCGCGCCCCGGGGTATGCATCTACCTGGACCCCGAGGAAAGCGAACGCCTGGGCATGCCGGGGCCCCTGCACTTCCGGTACAAGCAGGCCCGGCTACAGGCACTGGAGACCATGGCCAATGTCTTGAAACAGCGGATTGACATCCTGACGGCCAAGCTGCACAAGTCAGAGGCACCGGACACTGTTGGGGACCCAGTCTCAGACCTGTCATCCTCACGCCCCAGCATGGTGCCCGCTGACCCTACGCCTGCAGACCCAGTCTGCCTTGGAGCTCTGGTGCCCAACGGGAGCAGAGGGGCCCCCTGGGACTGGACGGACATGCGGGCCAGGCCACTGGTCTCGCCCACCTGCTTCCCAGGTGGCCAGACGTTGCCATGGAGTCCCGACTGGGAGCGGCGGCAGAGTGTGAGCCCAAGGGGCCATTACAACAGCAGGCCCCGAG GTTTCATTGAGGACGGGTGTTTGGAGCTGGATAACAGGCCGGCAAGAAACACGGCTTCCTTCCCGGCCCTCGGCTCCTTCATCGGGAG CTCCCTCGGGGTGCCAGCCGTGTTGGACCCCACCTGTGGCTCCCTGCAGCTGGAGGAGATGCCGGCGGCTAGAAGGGTGGGCTCCGTCATGCCCTGGACCATGAGAGGCTGTG GTCAATGTCTCCAGCACCTTGCCAACATCCCCCGGAAATCCCCGGGCTTTCTCAAGTCACTGCAG CCGGACCTGCAGGAGCAAGAGCAGGCGCTGGCCCTTCTGCGGCAGCGGGCAGAGCTGGAGGTCTGGGAGACGCAGAAGGCCCTGGACCAGCTGCTCTTCAAACACTGTCCACAG CAGCTGATGAAGAAACATTCCACCCAGGCCAGGCCAGATCCAGCTTCGGAGCGGGAGCAGCCACAGGTGTGCGGAGACCTGCAGCCGGGGACCTCACCAAGTACCGTGACAGCCAGACCCAG ATCACACCCAGTGCTGGGCAGAGAGGCTGCTGCAGCCCTGCAGGGTCCCCAGGACGGGCTTTGGGCGCAGAAGGACAAGTCAGCTTCTGCAG agcccaggcaggAAGTGGGACCAGACCAAGTGTCTCTGCAGCTGCCGCAGGCCAGGCTCTATGCTCGGGTCAACCCCACCCACCAG TGGAGGCTGGCGGGGCCCTGGAACGCCAACCCCGGACGCCCCGGCCGCTTCACGATCCAGATGCTCGAGCTGAGCCAGCGGGAGGAAAAGCTGCGCGCGCAGCACCAGGCTGCGCTGCTGCGCCTGCGCGAGAAAACTCTGGAGGAGAAGATGCGCGCCGAGCTGGCCTGGTTGGAGCATCAGCGACG GTGTCTGGGCAGCAAGGGGAGCGCCGCCTTGCTGGCAGCCTTGGCAGAGAGACAGCAGCAGGCCCTCAGCCGGTTAGAGCAGGAGCAG GCATCACCACCGTCCGATgtagcccaggaccctgaggtgcAAGGGAAGTGCCCAGGGGTCAGAGGGGGCAGCGTGGCCTGGGTGCAGTGTGGTCCTGCAGTCCTGTCTCCTGTAGCACGTTGGAGGCTCAAGCTCGGGAAG AGAGAAATCCGGTGCCTGCAAAACACTCACCTGTTCTCACACAAGGAGAGGATGCTGCTCCTGCAGCACCAGAAGGACATCCTCTCCCTGCGGAAGGCTGTGAAGCATCTGCAGCAGGAGTTCCAGGCCCGGACCGGAGTGCCTCAG AGCTCTGGCCCCGGAGTCAAGCCTGCTCCGATGGAGGGGTCCAAAACAAGTCCACAACCCAAGAGGCCGGCCCAGGGCTCCTCGTGCCCCCCGACACCTCGTGGGCCCCGCAACCTCACCAGCCACGGCCTCCAGAGAAGCCCTGAGAGACCAGGAGCCCAACA ACTTCCCATCGGGCAGGAGGACAGGACACCCCCCCAGGCCACGTCAGCTACAGACAGTCACCGGCTGCCTCCAAGGCCTCTGTGGGGAGTGGACACGCTTGTGGCCAGCGGCTGGCCTGACACTGGGGGCCAGCTGGCAAAGAGCCACAGCCCCGTGGGCCAAG GAGACCCGCAGCTTAACCCCAGCTCCTTGTCGTCAAAGGAGGAGACCAGGCCTCTGAAGGGAAGCCCCGCACAGGAACTCCAGGGCCGGTGTTCCCTGGGCAGAGGggctccctgcagccccccaAAAGCCAGT CAGGTGGTTGAAGGCAGCACAAGCCCAGCAGGGTCGAAATTGGGGCTGGATTTTTCCAGCAGCCCCATGGAGGATCCCCACCAAATGGAAAGCTGGTGGTTGGGGGAACAGAG GATAGAGCCCTGTTGGCAGGAGGACCCCTACAACCCCTTCCCTCAGCTGGAAGCTGCTCCGCTCACTGctgctccag CTCCTGCACCACCCAGCCTGCGTGAGGGCAgccccctgggcctgggcccggAGTCTGAGTCCAAGTACACTCCCTGGAGCTGCTCGGGGTCTTCTGCATGGTCCCACACCGTGTCCCCTGTGAAAGAGCTGTCCTGCCCCTCTCTCCAAGAGTTTCAGAAAGTGTCCGCCACTCTGGTGCAGCTTTCCGAGAGCTCCACGTCCCTGTTGGACTGGGCAGCTGGGGATGCCCCAGACGGGGAACCTGGCAG GTCAGGGTCAGAGCTGTCAGAGGCGTCCAGCAAAGTCTGGGACGAGGAGAACCTGCTGGAGCCAGGCCCTGGTGCGGACCCAGCCTTAGGGCACTCCTCGCTGGCAGGAGGCTCATCCCACCTGGAAAGTGGTGGGGTGTCCTGCTCTGCACTTCCTTCCTTGGACCTTGGGAAGGAGCAGGAAGCTTCTGGAACCAGTGGGAGCATGATCAGTGGATTACATGCAGAGAGAGCCAAACAGAAGTCCCCCGAGGCTGCCCGAAAGCCACTCCCATCCAAAGCCTCTTCCTCCAGTGACTTAGATctgtccctttcctctccctcggGGTCCTTGACATCTGAAAAGGTGGATTTAGCCAAAGGAGAGCCTGTGCTTCTGCAGGCCTCAGCTGGCTGCCCACAGGAGCCCGGGAATGCTGACCTGAGTCCATCCAATGACAAGAAACCCCAGGAGGCCGGGTCTGAACCCAaggtccctgggagcctgagggctcCTCCTGGGGACCCTGGCAGTCTGGTAGCCCTGACACCTGAGGGCCGGGCTCCTGGGCATAGCGGGGGTGGAGACTCCCCTGCCCTGGAGGAAGCCTGCCCCACCCTGGCCAGCAGGGTCTTGCCTGAGATCCTGTCCCCTGTCGACGACGTGCTGTCCTACAGCAGTGCCGACCTCCAGTCCTCCACCCATAGGGACgccagcctccctcctccacctcccaccttccCAGCAGAGAGTGAGGccagccccaccagcccccacTCAGAAGACTTCCCTCCCCCACCTGAAGATGCCATGTTCCCTAGGGGCCCCCCAGAGGAGGACGCCTCCATCAAAACTGGAGAGGTGCCCTCCTTGTCTAAGAAGGCCCTGCCTGAGGCCCTGTCTCTGGGGCCCCAGGAGTCAGGGCTCTTCCTGGGGGCAGGTGCGCACAGTGGAAGCTTTGAGGACAAGTTGGGTGGATCAAGGTCTGATGGGGGAACCCAGGCCGTGGGCAGCGGGTGGTCTGAACCGATTGGCTGGCTAGGCTCCCCATCATGGGGGGCGGTGGGTGATGCTGCACGGCAGGTGATgctgcagcccccagccccatccaGAGTGGCCTGTATGGCCGGGGATGGTCTTCCAGTATTGCTGGTGGCTGGTGGCACAGGGCTGTCTGGCACCGGGCAGAAGGGCCCCTGCATCGACCCACCCGGTGCAGAGAGAGCCGAGGCGGTCGATTTAGTCTCCAGCCAGCTCACTAGAAGGATCCTGTGCGACTCACTAGCTCTGGTCTCAGAGCTGGCCCAGCCGGCGGCCCGCTGA